GGGAAACTCGCGGGTTCATCTCAATTACAATCAATTCGCCTGTAAGTGGATTTATGGCAAATTGAATATTTGAGCCGCCCGTCTCTACCCCAATCTCACGGATAATCTTAATTGAGGCATCCCGAAGCCGCTGGTATTCCTTGTCTGTCAAGGTTTGCGCTGGCGCAACGGTAATTGAGTCCCCGGTGTGAATACCCATCGGGTCAAGGTTCTCGATTGAGCAGATAATCACTACGTTATCTGCCAAATCGCGCATTACTTCCAGTTCGTACTCTTTCCAACCCAGAAGCGACTTTTCCACCAGAATTTGTGACATAGGAGAAGCATCTATACCTCCCTGTGCCATTTCTTCAAATTCTTCTTGGTTGTAAGAAATACCGCCGCCCGTGCCGCCGAGGGTGAAAGCGGGACGGATAATTAAGGGGTAGGAGCCGATTTCGCGAGCGATCGCTTTCGCTTCTTCTAGTGTACTAGCAATTCCCGACGGACAAACTGGCACCCCAATTCGTGCCATCGCTTCTTTAAATAGCAGGCGGTCTTCAGCTTTCTCAATAGCTGGTAATTTGGCTCCGATTAACTCAACACCGTACTTGTCCAATACTCCATTCTTCGCCAGCGCCACGGCTAAATTTAGAGCAGTCTGACCCCCCATCGTTGGCAATAAAGCATCAGGTCGCTCTTTTTCTATCACCTTCTCCACCACGTCTGGTGTCATCGGTTCAATGTAGGTGCGGTCAGCAGTTTCCGGGTCGGTCATAATCGAAGCTGGGTTGGAATTGATCAACACCACTTCATATCCTTCTTCCCGAAGCGCTTTACAGGCCTGAGTCCCTGAATAATCAAACTCGCAGCCTTGTCCAATGACAATTGGCCCGGAGCCTAGTAGCAAAATTTTATGAATATCATTGCGACGGGGCATATTTGTTAGTCCTAGCGTAACCGTTGTCAAGTCCTGATCATTCTACGGGGTTTCATCCTATTCCTGGCGGGTTATTGGGTCTATTTTTCCAAGATTTGATGACTTATGACTTATGGAGTGGGAGCTTACTTTTGTTACTCTCATTCCCAGGCGACCGCCTAGGAATGAGAGTAACTGGTGCGTATAGCACAGGTTGTTTCTGGCAAAAGTGGATTTTTTTTGTTAAGCAGCGTTGACAAATCCAATCAATAAATTTATAGTTTTAGATCGTATTTCCCTGTGCATCAATAACGAAAATGACAGAGAGAGATAAAGTATCTCGTCTCTGCCATAGGTTCTCCTCTATTAAAAGAAAGGCAGTTGGGGTGCTTAAAGCTGTCTTTCGTTTGAATATTTTGGCTTATTATAGCTGAAATTGACCAAGTTGTACAGCTAAATCTTAGTTATTGCCAGACTGGACAAATCCCAGAGTTAAGCTGTCATGGGCAAGGAAGTGCGCCAGATGATAAGCACGCTCCTCAGTTTTGAGTAAAATTTGTTCGTAGAGATAGCGAGTAGCGCGATCGCCCAAACTTTCTGCTTGCGCTGCTTGACGACGAATCAACCCAATCATAGCTTGTTCAGCAGCTAAATCGTGTTTGACCATCTGAAGGCAGGAAAAAACACCTTCGTCTTCCGGAGTAAAGCAGCACAGTTCTGCTAACTTGGCAAAGCCAGCCACTGGTACGCCACCGAGTCCATCCAAACGTTCGCCAATATCATGAACGTGTCCCTGCACCTGTTCGTAGCTTTCGCTGAAGAACTCGTGCAGCATATAGAATTCTGAACCTTCAACTACAAAATGATGCTTTTGATATTGCAGGTACAGCGCCTGAAAACTTGCTAGAGCAATATTGAAGCCTTCACAAACTGGTTCAGTAACGCTGCGCTCCAGCAACACCGGATTGTCATAAACCTGACCAAAGGAGCGTAATACACTCTGAGTTTCCGACATTATCGTGTTCTCCTTTTCATTAAGCAACCGTTGTTGCTAATAAAGTCAGTGTATCACGCACTCCCTGTTTTGGCTCAAAACTAGCAGGGGTAAAGCATTCCTGCCAAAGTTTATTGGTAAATACAAAGCCTTTTAGCTTGCCAAATTTATCCTCCATGACTTCCTGGAGAAAGGGTTTCGAGCCTTCCGCATCCGCCTAGGGATCGATCCAATTTCTGTCATATTTTTAAATTATTGGCTAAGCTAGTTGAGAATTGTTAGCGTTTGGGTTATATGTAGTTATGTAGGAAAAGACGGGCGAAAATCCTTGCTACCGAAGATTTCACCGGATGTCAGGAAGTGGAGGAGAAAAAGTAAATGGTAATTTCTCGCGTTTGTAGAGACAAATGAATCCAATAGAGCCAAAAGTCGAAGCCAGCCTTGTTGTTGCAGTTAAGCCAGCAGATCGGTGGCAAGTCTATTACCGCTTGCAAGAACTAGACATACACTGCGGATGTTCGATTAACCAGCCTTTATGGGTTGATGTGCACAGCGTTACCGGTGCTGTCCAGGTGTGGAGTGTTGTCAGACAGTTAACGGTATCCCGCCGCGACTTGGCGAGGCATCTTGAGCGATGTTGGCAATCCCTGTAACTATCCAAAAGAACTTGAAAAAGAGGATTTAATAACAGCTATGTCTAAAGAAAACTATCAAGTAGCACAATTTCATCTTCAAGGATGGTTACTGGGTTTTGTAGTTGAAGATGGTTATAAAATAAAAAGTCTGCGACTCGCCACTTCCGAGGGTGAAGCTCAAATCAAGCTTTCCAAAGAAGGTCGAATTTCCCTTTTCAGATCGGCAGTGAAACCGGGTTCTTGGGTGGAAGTTTTTGGCGAAAGAAAGCTAAAGCCCAAAAATGGCGAAATTAAACTAAAAGCTTATATTGTTAAACCAAGTGTTGCCCCCAATCAAGAGAGGGAAGTTGCACAAGTAGAGGCAATTCAGGAATTGCCTACACCTGCAAAAAAAATTCCCCTCCCGTCCGGTGTCAAAACGACAATTTTGGTGTGTAAAAAGTCAGATTGTTGCAAGTTGGGTGCTAATAAAGTTTGTCAGGCTTTGGAAGAAGGTTTGCGCGATCGCGGCTTGGACGACCAGGTTACGATTAAGGGGACTGGCTGCATGAAGCGTTGCAAAGCAGGGCCGAATATCGTTATGCCGGATAAAACCCGCTACACTCGGATTGACGCTAAAGAAATCCCTGAAATTATAGATAAACATTTTCCAGATGAGATGATATCCCAAGAGCTAGCTGCACCTCGTTTGGAGTGCGAAACAGCTAGGGTTCGTTAATAATTTTTCGTAATTTATAGATAATACATACCCCCAACTTCTTTTGATCAGGAAGTTGGGGGTATCTGCAATGTACAGGCTGCCATAATATTAGTACCTGACCAAAGCGAGTAGATGAATATGGCGATCGCTACTGTAACCGAAAGCTTCTCTTTAGAAGACTTTATGGCTAATCCCCCCGAAAACATGGAGTGGGTGGATGGACAACTTGTGGAGAAAATGGGAATGACGGTAAAACATAGTATAGTTCAGACTAGATTAGCTTGGGGCTGGAAAAATTTCATTACCCAATCTGGACAAGGAGGAGAGGTTGCTGTAGAACTTCCCTGTCGAACTTTAAAGCAGGGTCGTCGTCCGGATGTATCCTATCTAACAGCGGAATTGATAGCACAGTTTGCTGAGGTAGGAGCATTACCACAAAGTCCACCGCTAATTGCTGAAATCGCTTCTCCAACCGATTCAGCCGAGGATTTGTTTGCCAAAGCAAGCGAGTATTTAGAATCGGGCTGTCAGGAAGTTTGGCTGGTATTTCCTGAGAGTCGTCGGGTATTATTAATTACTCAAAGTCAGACATTAGGGTTTAACACTGGGGATGTGGTAAGCACGCAATTGGTAATCACAGGATTTAGTGTCGCGATAGATGAATTGTTAGCTTGAAGCTCTATGTTAAGTAGGGTGATTGCCTGCCTTATTTATTAAGGCTGACTATAATTTTTCGACTTTAAATGAGTATATTTTCCTCCCAATCCTTCAACAAGGGTGCGCGTATTGGCAATCAGCATTCCTTGGTAATTTTCGCCTTCGGTTCCTGATGCACCGAGACTATCGGCAAACAGTTCTCTGTCTGAAACTTTGACATTCGCCTCTTTAGCTACTGCTTCAATCAGTCTGGGGTTTGTCGTCGTTTCTGCAAAAATTGTGGGGACACCAACATTTTTGATGTCTTTAACGAGTGCTTTCACTCGCGCGGCTGCGGGTTTTTCTTCGGTACTCAGTCCACCCAATGCCCCTTCAAAGGACAAGCCATAAGCTTTGACATAGTAACCTAGCGCATCATGAGTTGTAACTAATTTGCGTTGAGTCGGGGGAATTGTGGCAACTTGAGTTTTAATCCAAGTATCTACCTGCCGGAGTTCACTTGTTAATTTTTCGGCGTTACTGTTATAAAGTGCCGCATTGCTAGGGGCTAATTTTTCCAAGTTGCTGCGTATGGTTTCCACAATCCGGATGCCATTTTTGGCATCGTGCCAAACGTGAGGATCGGGAACGGTTTTGTCATCCTCCTGAAATGGTTCGGGGTTGGGAACTGCAATCTCATTCACGGCAATTTTGAGGGCTGGATTTTTAGTTGCTTGAATTAATTTAATTAAACTTGGTTCAAAATCATAGCCTGCGTAGAGAATTAGTCTGGCGTTCTCAATGGCTTTTCGATCTTCCGGTTTCGGTTGATATAGGTGCGGATCGGTGCCAGGATTAATTAAGCAGGTGAGATCGATGGTGCCTTGGGCAATTTCTTGTGTTAAGTCACACAGAATATCGGTGGTTGCTACGACTTGCGGCTGATTCGAGCTGGCATTTGCCAGTATGTTTGTCGAATCTCTTGGTGCTGAATTACACCCCCATAGCCCAAAAGCGATCGCTATTTTGGTAATTCCCAAGTTTAATTTCATCTTCTGTAACATTCCGAGTCAATAAATGCTTTAATAATGATTATCATTATCACGATATAGTCGATCATGTTAGAGGTTCAGCATTTAGCTGTCAACTACCGGGGAGTTTGCGCGTTAGAAAATGTCAGTTTTCGTTTGGAATCAGGGCAAGTGGTGGGGGTGATTGGGCCGAATGGAGCGGGTAAGAGTACGATGCTTAAGGCGATTCTGGGCTTGATTCCGGCAAGGAGTGGGGTGGTGAAGTTTCGCGCCCGTTCTCTAAAACAGCAGTTGCAGCAGGTGGCGTATGTGCCGCAGCGATCGCAAATAGACTGGGATTATCCGATTACGGCTTGGAATGTGGTGATGATGGCGCGGACTCGTCATACAGGTTGGTTTCGCCAACCCACCTGTCAATCTGAGGAAGTTGTGGCGGCGGCGTTGCGGCGAGTGGGGATGCTGGATTTGCGAAAAAGGCAGATAGGGGAGTTGTCGGGGGGACAGCAGCAACGGGTATTTTTGGCACGAAGTCTTGCACAGGAAGCGGAGTTATTCTTTTTTGATGAGCCGTTTATCGGGATTGATAAGAAGACAGAAGAAGTTATTTTTGATATTTTTGCGGAACTGAAGGCGGCTGGAAAAACTCTTTTGGTTATTAGTCACGATTTGGGTGAAAGTTTGAGTCAATATGATAATTTTTTGTTATTGAATAAACAGTTAATTGCGACTGGTTCGCGTCAGGAAGTCTTTACTGCTGCTAATATTCAAGAAGCTTATGGCTACAATTTAAATTGGTTTGCTACTTGAACAGAGTTTTAATTGAATTACTAATAACCAATGACTAATAACTAATGGCTAACTGGCTAATTGAACCATTGAGTTTTGAGTTTATGCGTCTGGCGATCGCGACTGCGGTTATGGTAGGCGTTCTTTGCTCTGTGGTAGGCAGTTATTTGATTGTCCAACGCATGGCATTATTGGGGGATGCGATCGCTCATTCGGTTTTGCCGGGGCTAGCGATCGCATTCTTTTTGGGCGTTGATATTCTCGTTGGTGCTTTTATTTCAGGTACTATCAGCACTTTTGTGGTTGCCTGGATTCAGTCTCAATCACGAGTAAAGATTGATGCCGCATTGGGGTTGGTTTATTCGGGTTTCTTTGCCTTGGGCGTTACTCTGATTACTCTTTTGAGAAGTAAATTGGATTTGAATAGTTTTCTATTCGGAGATATTTTAGGCGTAACCAGTGCAGATGCTCTGAGAACTTTCATTATTACTATTATTGTTTTATTGTTAGTCAAGCTTTTTTATAAAGAACTTTTGTTTTATACTTTCGATCCGTTAGGCGCACAGGCTATCGGATTGCCAGGTAATTTCATTCACTTTGGATTGATGGCAGCGATTACTCTCACTATTATTGCTAGTATGCAAGCAGTAGGAGTTGTCTTAGTCGTTTCGCTGTTAATTGGCCCTGGGATTACTGCCTATTTATTAGTAAAAGAATTGCACCTAATGATGGGATTAGGTGCAATAAGTGCGGTAACTGCTAGTGTCAGCGGCTTGTATATTAGCTATTACTTGAATGTCCCATCTGGACCAGCAATTGTGTTAGTTGTCTCTGGATTGTTTTTACTAGCCTTGCTGTTTAGTCCTTCCCAAGGAATTTTGACTCAGGCGGGAACAGCTAATCGTTCGACAAAGATTTTGCGACAAATGAAACAGTTGAGGCGGTGATGGGGGTTAGCGCATCGCCGCCTCTGCATCCTGACTAAAGGGTAAACTGACCTTGCATTTGACTCAAAGCCTTTGTGCAAGCAGCGCAGCTGCAACTCATGTGGTCTTTGATTGGATTACTCGGTTGTACAGATGCGGAAACTTGTTGATCCGCTACAACAACTTGTGCAGATGGTGCAGACAGCATGGCATTTGAAGCTTCAGCGGCTTGTGCTGCATTAGCTAACAGTAACATTGATGCCAAAATTACAGGGGAGGCTAGCATTGCCAGAGCAGTTTTGTTCATAATTTAGAAGCTGACAGTTTTTGATGGCATTATAGCCAATAAACAGTCAGCTAAGTTTTGCTCAACGGCGACCAAATCCTTGACCACGTTGGCTTGGCGACCAAATTAGTATTTCGCCATTGTTCCCCCCGGCGGCGAGTGGATGTCCTTGGGGATGCCATGCAAGGCAGGAAAAGCCGTCAGGTGCGCCTTTCAGGTGTTGCGCTAGGCGCGTGGCTTTGTGCCAGAGAAACACGCATCCGTCTTCGGATGCTGAAGCTAAGAGGAAAGTGTCTGGTTGAAAAGTAATGGCTTGCACGACTTCTGTGTGCCTTTCTAGCACTCGACCTTCCCAAGCGCGAGAGACATCTGGGTGCTTTTCCCAGACGACAATACATTCGGCGCTGGCGCTGGCTAAGAGGGGCGCACCTGTTTTTGTCAGTGCTTGCGACCAAGCTAGGTGGCGAATTTTACCGGGGAACCCTCGCATCACCCAAGGATGGGGATTATTCCACTCTAAGACGGTGATGGTGCGATCTAGATTGCCAGAGGCAAGGTATTTGCCATCAGGCGACCAAGCGATCGCTAAACTAGCAGAATCAACCGACATCATATAAGGATCGTCATCCCAATCTTGGGGATTCCAAATTTTCACCCCTTGATAGCCGCCAACTGTTAACCCCTGACCGTTGGGATGCCAATTAATATTTAAAACCGAAGATTCGGCAAAATCTAGAGTTGTAGCAATTTCTCTCGTATCAGCATCCCAAACTTGTACGAAGCGCCCCAAACTGAAAGCTAACAAATTACTGTTGGGACTCCAAGCCATCTGGTCAACCCAAGTGGGTGCATTGGATAAAGTTGCAATTAATTCCCCAGAATTTAATTCCCAAATTTTTACTTGTCCATCTTGTCCGCCTGCCGCTAAAAATTGACCGTCTTGAGAAAAAGCTAAGCAGTCTACAGAATTAGCATTCGCTGATTGGAAGAGGGTGGTTTCCTCACTTTGCAAAAGCATCACTTCTCCGGCGGCGGAACTTGCCGCTATTGTGCCATCGGGCGACCAAGCAACAACTGTCACGTAATCGGAGAGGGTTCCTTGCGTCGCCAATTTAAGCAGCGGTTCTTTTACGCTAGGCATCCTTGAAAGTCCTCTTTTAGTTGCGCTTCGTTGAGATTGCGACCGATGAAAACAAGTTCATTTTTGCGTTCTTCGTCGGGTTTCCAGGGACGGTCAGGGTTTCCCTCAAATAGCATATGTACGCCTTGGAATACATAGCGACGGTCTTCGCCTGCAATATTGAGAATCCCTTTCATCCGAAAAATATCTTGACCCTGAGTTTGCAATAGGGAACTTATCCAATTGCTGAGCTTTTCAAAATCAAGTGGTTTCGCTTCCACCAAAGCAATTGAATACACGGTTTCATCGTGTTCGTGGGCATCTTCATTTAAAAATTGTGGGTCAATTTCCAACGCCCGATTTAAGTCAAATGCTCCTACTCCTAAGAGCGCATCCATCTCTAACTCGGAGTTGCGGGTGCGGTAGATTTTGGCGATCGCATTCATTGAGCGAATCCGCTTTTCAAGCTCATCAAGTTGTTCTGGTGTCACCAAGTCAGTTTTGTTCAGCAAAATCACATCGGCAAAGGCAATCTGTTCCTGCGCTTCCTCCGCCTCCCAGTGATTCCAGATGTGGAGAGCATCTACAACTGTCACTACAGCGTCTAACTTTACGCGATCGCGCATATCCTCATCCACAAAAAATGTCTGAATCACAGGCGCAGGATCGGCGAGTCCGGTGGTTTCAATCACCAAATGGTCAAATTTATTCCGCCGCTTCATCAAGTTGCTGATAATCCGAATCAAGTCGCCACGCACGGTACAGCAGATGCAGCCGTTGTTCATCTCAAAGATTTCTTCATCGGTATTGACAATCAGTTGGTTATCAATCCCCACTTCCCCGAACTCGTTGACTATCACCGCCACCTTCAGCCCGTGTTCGTGAGTCAGGATGCGATTCAGGAGCGTTGTCTTCCCCGCGCCCAGGTATCCAGTGAGAACAGTGACGGGAATGGTGTTTGTCGGCGCTTGTACCATGACGGATTCCTCTAGCTTTGTAATAATGATTATCATTATTACATTATGAGCGACAACCCAGAGGGAGGGTAAGGGCGCAAAGTGGTGTTGCTCTTAGCACAAGCCCTCCTTGACGAGCCTTCAGTGAAAAAAACAGATTTTCATCTAAAACTTAACGATAATCAGAAAATAGATAAGAAGAAAAGAAGCAAGCATTCAAAGCTCAAAGAGAAGCATTTCGTCAGCGTTACCAGGTAATTTTTAAACAAGTTCAGCCTAAGTTTATTGATCACGTCAGAAAACCAAAATGCTCCTCTGTAGCTTTTGCAAATCAATGAAACAGGGGTATCTGGGACGATATGATCGAGAGCAATTTGGACGATTTTGAGGTCAATTAAGCGCGCTCGCTTTCGCCGAGCTAAGTGGGAATTGTTCAGCACGTTTAGCCGATTCAGCTTCTTGCTTGGCGGTTATTAGGAATTGGTATTAGCGGACAGTGTAGCTGGCTTATTTTTCCGCAATCATTTATGCAAGAAAGCCTTGAAAAAGTGTAAGCTTAGTTAACACCATTTCAAGCCAATCGTTGCTCGTTTGAAATGATGGTCGTTTGAAGATATCGAAAAGTAATCGCGTCAATAGTATTTTCAAGGATTGAACGACGATGAAGATCCTAAAGAAAACCGAACAAGTCTTGATTATTCAAAGAGGAACGAAAGCAGAGTTTTTCCTCGGCACTGCTTTTGTGATGCTCTGTTTTCTACTCATGATAGGAGGATTTTTATTCGCAATCAGCATAAGCCTTGGTATCGGATGGTGGGGATTTCTCTTCTCACCTTTAGCAGTATGGGCTTTTTGGCTTGCACTTCGTCGTTTTTTGTCAAATGAAAAAATAGTAACTATATATAGATTAAATAAAGCTACTAACCAAGCAACTATAGAGTTTCAAGGGTTGAGACAATCTAAAGTTGTTGAATTGCCACTCCATGAAATTCGCTCAGCAGAAGTAACGTTTCTAGACTCACATTACATCGGGTATGGATATACACACATACGTTCTCAATTTTACTTTCTAATAAATTCAAGAAAAGCACTTGCTTTGGATCTGGCAATTGGGATGGGTGAGAAGCGCGAGCTAGAGGCAATTGCTCGCTACTTTCGAGAATTTCTGTCCAACAGCTAATACCGTAAACCCCTTTTTGCTAACAAATCAAAGTTTTAGTCATCGCCAGCTAACAAGCCTCTGCACCGAAACGTGACAAGCTGGTTGGGTTGCAGAGGTTGCTTGTATCCGGTGAGCTTGGTCGTTTTCAATTCCAGTCAGCTTGCTCACAGGGCAAGAGAATCGCATCTCCCGCAGCTGTTATCCACCTCAACCACAGCCGATTGATACCGCGAAAACTTCCCCAAGATTGTTGAGTCTTGCAACTTCCCCTACTTTGTCACTAATTTCTTGGGCAATAGCTAAGGTTTGTGGATAATTCTCCAACGCTTGAGGTTATTTTCCCAGGCGGCGGTTAACTTCGCGAATATTGTTGAGCGTCGTCCTTTCTCCCGCCTTGTCACCAATTGCTTGAGCAATGGTTAAAGCTTGTTGAAGATAATCCAACGCTTTGGGATACTGTTCCAGGCTGTCGTAAACTCGCCCAAGATTGTTGAGCGTCGTACCTTCTTGCGCCTTGTCACCAATTGCTTTGGCAATGGCTAAAGCTTGTTGATAGTACTCCAAGGCTTTTGGGTACTGTCCCAGGTTGCTGTAAACTACCCCAAAATTGTTGAGCGTTGTACCTTCTTGCGCCTTGTCACCAATTGCTTTGACAATGGCTAAAGCTTGTTGATAGTACTCCAACGCCTTTGGGTACTGTCCCAGGCTGTAGTAAACTAACCCAAGATTGTTGAGCGTCGTACCTTCTCCCGCCTTGTCACCAATTTTTTGGCGAATGGCTAAAGCTTGTTGAAGATACTCCAATGCTTTTGGGTACTGTCCCAGGTTGCGGTAAACTTCCCCAATATTGTTGAGTGTCATACCTTCTCCCGCCTTGTCACCAATTTTTTGGCGAATGGCTAAAGCTTGTTGATAATAATCCGACGCTTTTGGGTACTGTCCCAGGTTGCTGTAAACTGCCCCAAGATTGTTGAGCGTCGTACCTTCTTGCGCCTTGTCACCAATTGCTTTGGCAATGGCTAAAGCTTGTTGATAATACTCCAACGCCTTTGGGTACTGTGCCAGGCTGTAGTAAACTAACCCAAGATTGTTGAGCGTCGTACCTTCTCCCCCCTTGTCACCAAGTTTTTGGCGAATGGCTAAAGCTTGTTGATAATACTCCAACGCCTTTGGGTACTGTCCCAGGTTGCTGTAAACTGCCCCAAGATTGTTGAGCGTCGTACCTTCTCCCGCCTTGTTACCAATTTTTTGGCGAATGGCTAAAGCTTGTTGATAATACTCCAACGCCTTTGGGTACTGTCCCAGGCTGTAGTAAACTACCCCAAAATTGTTGAGCGTCGTACCTTCTCCTACCTTGTCACCAATTTTTTGGCGAATGGCTAAAGCTTGTTGAAGATACTCCAACGCCTTTGGGTACTGTCCCAGGCGGCGGTTAACTTCCCCAAGATTGTTGAGCGTCGTACCTTCTTGCGCCTTGTCACCAATTGCTTTGACAATGGCTAAAGCTTGTTGATAATACTCCGACGCTTTTGGGTACTGTTCCAGACGGCGGTAAACTTCCCCAATATAGTGGAGAGCGGCTCCTTCACCTTGGCGCTCCCCAATTGCTCTGACAATAACTATAACAGATTGAAACGTCTCTAAAGCTTCTCGAAATTGACTTTGCTGATATTGCTTAACTCCTACTTGATACAGCCGCAACGCCTCGTCATTGCGTTGTTCTCTAGTTGGTGCTTGCGCCAAAGCCGCATTGCTTCCCCAAGTAATCCCTACAACTTGTAACGGACAACTCAACGAGATGAGCAAGGTGGCAGTAATAACGCTAAGGCGATGAAGATGAGGATACATAGCAAAATTCTCTGTCAGTGGGTTAGCGAACTGCTTATATCTCGCTCCCATTTTAGGGAAATTATGCAAAGATTTACTTAACTTATTGAGAGCCGAAGATTCCCAAGAGTGCGATCGCGCAATATCTGTTTTTCTTCTAGGATGGCCATTCACAGAAATTGAGCCTTATCGCCAGTTAGCTTAAACTGACGATAAAACTCACTCATCAATAGACCTCTTGCAAAAGTCGATGCTGAGGTAATATGGGGTCTAAACAAAGGCGCTCGCAAAAAACGGGTGAGCGATCACGCAGTCTGATTCATAAGAATATCTGATGAAATAC
The window above is part of the Funiculus sociatus GB2-C1 genome. Proteins encoded here:
- a CDS encoding CobW family GTP-binding protein; amino-acid sequence: MVQAPTNTIPVTVLTGYLGAGKTTLLNRILTHEHGLKVAVIVNEFGEVGIDNQLIVNTDEEIFEMNNGCICCTVRGDLIRIISNLMKRRNKFDHLVIETTGLADPAPVIQTFFVDEDMRDRVKLDAVVTVVDALHIWNHWEAEEAQEQIAFADVILLNKTDLVTPEQLDELEKRIRSMNAIAKIYRTRNSELEMDALLGVGAFDLNRALEIDPQFLNEDAHEHDETVYSIALVEAKPLDFEKLSNWISSLLQTQGQDIFRMKGILNIAGEDRRYVFQGVHMLFEGNPDRPWKPDEERKNELVFIGRNLNEAQLKEDFQGCLA
- a CDS encoding metal ABC transporter ATP-binding protein, which codes for MLEVQHLAVNYRGVCALENVSFRLESGQVVGVIGPNGAGKSTMLKAILGLIPARSGVVKFRARSLKQQLQQVAYVPQRSQIDWDYPITAWNVVMMARTRHTGWFRQPTCQSEEVVAAALRRVGMLDLRKRQIGELSGGQQQRVFLARSLAQEAELFFFDEPFIGIDKKTEEVIFDIFAELKAAGKTLLVISHDLGESLSQYDNFLLLNKQLIATGSRQEVFTAANIQEAYGYNLNWFAT
- a CDS encoding Dps family protein is translated as MSETQSVLRSFGQVYDNPVLLERSVTEPVCEGFNIALASFQALYLQYQKHHFVVEGSEFYMLHEFFSESYEQVQGHVHDIGERLDGLGGVPVAGFAKLAELCCFTPEDEGVFSCLQMVKHDLAAEQAMIGLIRRQAAQAESLGDRATRYLYEQILLKTEERAYHLAHFLAHDSLTLGFVQSGNN
- a CDS encoding Asr1405/Asl0597 family protein; its protein translation is MNPIEPKVEASLVVAVKPADRWQVYYRLQELDIHCGCSINQPLWVDVHSVTGAVQVWSVVRQLTVSRRDLARHLERCWQSL
- a CDS encoding metal ABC transporter solute-binding protein, Zn/Mn family, with the protein product MKLNLGITKIAIAFGLWGCNSAPRDSTNILANASSNQPQVVATTDILCDLTQEIAQGTIDLTCLINPGTDPHLYQPKPEDRKAIENARLILYAGYDFEPSLIKLIQATKNPALKIAVNEIAVPNPEPFQEDDKTVPDPHVWHDAKNGIRIVETIRSNLEKLAPSNAALYNSNAEKLTSELRQVDTWIKTQVATIPPTQRKLVTTHDALGYYVKAYGLSFEGALGGLSTEEKPAAARVKALVKDIKNVGVPTIFAETTTNPRLIEAVAKEANVKVSDRELFADSLGASGTEGENYQGMLIANTRTLVEGLGGKYTHLKSKNYSQP
- a CDS encoding Uma2 family endonuclease; this encodes MAIATVTESFSLEDFMANPPENMEWVDGQLVEKMGMTVKHSIVQTRLAWGWKNFITQSGQGGEVAVELPCRTLKQGRRPDVSYLTAELIAQFAEVGALPQSPPLIAEIASPTDSAEDLFAKASEYLESGCQEVWLVFPESRRVLLITQSQTLGFNTGDVVSTQLVITGFSVAIDELLA
- a CDS encoding metal ABC transporter permease is translated as MANWLIEPLSFEFMRLAIATAVMVGVLCSVVGSYLIVQRMALLGDAIAHSVLPGLAIAFFLGVDILVGAFISGTISTFVVAWIQSQSRVKIDAALGLVYSGFFALGVTLITLLRSKLDLNSFLFGDILGVTSADALRTFIITIIVLLLVKLFYKELLFYTFDPLGAQAIGLPGNFIHFGLMAAITLTIIASMQAVGVVLVVSLLIGPGITAYLLVKELHLMMGLGAISAVTASVSGLYISYYLNVPSGPAIVLVVSGLFLLALLFSPSQGILTQAGTANRSTKILRQMKQLRR
- a CDS encoding tetratricopeptide repeat protein, which codes for MNGHPRRKTDIARSHSWESSALNKLSKSLHNFPKMGARYKQFANPLTENFAMYPHLHRLSVITATLLISLSCPLQVVGITWGSNAALAQAPTREQRNDEALRLYQVGVKQYQQSQFREALETFQSVIVIVRAIGERQGEGAALHYIGEVYRRLEQYPKASEYYQQALAIVKAIGDKAQEGTTLNNLGEVNRRLGQYPKALEYLQQALAIRQKIGDKVGEGTTLNNFGVVYYSLGQYPKALEYYQQALAIRQKIGNKAGEGTTLNNLGAVYSNLGQYPKALEYYQQALAIRQKLGDKGGEGTTLNNLGLVYYSLAQYPKALEYYQQALAIAKAIGDKAQEGTTLNNLGAVYSNLGQYPKASDYYQQALAIRQKIGDKAGEGMTLNNIGEVYRNLGQYPKALEYLQQALAIRQKIGDKAGEGTTLNNLGLVYYSLGQYPKALEYYQQALAIVKAIGDKAQEGTTLNNFGVVYSNLGQYPKALEYYQQALAIAKAIGDKAQEGTTLNNLGRVYDSLEQYPKALDYLQQALTIAQAIGDKAGERTTLNNIREVNRRLGK
- a CDS encoding (2Fe-2S) ferredoxin domain-containing protein, coding for MSKENYQVAQFHLQGWLLGFVVEDGYKIKSLRLATSEGEAQIKLSKEGRISLFRSAVKPGSWVEVFGERKLKPKNGEIKLKAYIVKPSVAPNQEREVAQVEAIQELPTPAKKIPLPSGVKTTILVCKKSDCCKLGANKVCQALEEGLRDRGLDDQVTIKGTGCMKRCKAGPNIVMPDKTRYTRIDAKEIPEIIDKHFPDEMISQELAAPRLECETARVR
- a CDS encoding WD40 repeat domain-containing protein yields the protein MPSVKEPLLKLATQGTLSDYVTVVAWSPDGTIAASSAAGEVMLLQSEETTLFQSANANSVDCLAFSQDGQFLAAGGQDGQVKIWELNSGELIATLSNAPTWVDQMAWSPNSNLLAFSLGRFVQVWDADTREIATTLDFAESSVLNINWHPNGQGLTVGGYQGVKIWNPQDWDDDPYMMSVDSASLAIAWSPDGKYLASGNLDRTITVLEWNNPHPWVMRGFPGKIRHLAWSQALTKTGAPLLASASAECIVVWEKHPDVSRAWEGRVLERHTEVVQAITFQPDTFLLASASEDGCVFLWHKATRLAQHLKGAPDGFSCLAWHPQGHPLAAGGNNGEILIWSPSQRGQGFGRR